A single genomic interval of Dehalococcoidia bacterium harbors:
- the tuf gene encoding elongation factor Tu, which yields MAKQKFVRTKPHVNVGTIGHIDHGKTTLTSAITKVLSLRGLAEYRDFYSIDKAPEERARGITIAIAHVEYETEKRHYAHIDCPGHADYIKNMITGAAQMDGAILVVAANDGPMPQTREHVLLARQVEVPAMVVFLNKVDMVDDPELLDLVELEVRDLLNKYGYPGDEVPVIRGSALKAMESSNSDPDAPEYQCIWELMRALDEYIPEPVRPRDKPFLMPIEDVFGIKGRGTVVTGRVERGVLRPGDEVEIVGFSYDVRRTVATSVEMFRKILDEALPGDNVGVLLRGVERDEVERGMVLAAPGSIKPHTKFEAQVYVLTKEEGGRHTPFFSGYKPQFYIRTTDVTGTVILPQGVEMVMPGDNINLTVELMYPVALEEGMRFAIREGGRTVGAGVITKVIE from the coding sequence ATGGCGAAGCAGAAGTTCGTCCGCACCAAGCCCCACGTCAACGTGGGCACCATCGGTCACATCGACCACGGCAAGACCACTCTCACCTCGGCCATCACCAAGGTCCTCTCCCTGAGGGGGCTGGCCGAATACCGCGACTTCTACAGCATCGACAAGGCGCCTGAGGAGCGGGCCCGGGGCATCACCATCGCCATCGCCCACGTGGAATACGAGACCGAGAAGCGTCACTACGCCCACATCGACTGCCCTGGCCACGCCGACTACATCAAGAACATGATCACCGGGGCCGCCCAGATGGACGGCGCCATCCTGGTGGTAGCCGCCAACGACGGCCCCATGCCTCAGACCCGCGAGCACGTCCTCCTGGCCCGCCAGGTGGAGGTGCCGGCCATGGTCGTCTTCCTCAACAAGGTGGACATGGTCGACGACCCCGAGCTGCTGGACCTGGTGGAGCTGGAGGTGCGCGACCTGCTCAACAAGTACGGCTACCCCGGCGACGAGGTGCCCGTCATCCGAGGCAGCGCCCTGAAGGCCATGGAGTCCAGCAACAGCGACCCCGATGCCCCCGAGTACCAGTGCATCTGGGAGCTGATGCGGGCCCTGGACGAGTACATCCCCGAGCCGGTGCGCCCCCGCGACAAGCCCTTCCTGATGCCCATCGAGGACGTTTTCGGCATCAAGGGCCGCGGCACGGTGGTCACTGGCCGTGTGGAAAGGGGCGTCCTGCGGCCCGGTGACGAGGTGGAGATCGTGGGCTTCTCCTACGACGTCCGCCGCACCGTGGCCACCAGCGTGGAGATGTTCCGCAAGATCCTGGACGAGGCCCTGCCGGGCGACAACGTGGGCGTCCTGCTGCGGGGCGTGGAGCGGGACGAGGTGGAGCGGGGCATGGTGCTGGCCGCTCCCGGCTCCATCAAGCCCCACACCAAGTTCGAGGCCCAGGTCTACGTCCTGACCAAGGAGGAGGGCGGCCGCCACACCCCCTTCTTCAGCGGCTACAAGCCCCAGTTCTACATCCGCACCACCGACGTCACCGGCACCGTCATCCTGCCCCAGGGCGTGGAGATGGTGATGCCCGGCGACAACATCAACCTGACGGTGGAGCTTATGTACCCGGTGGCCCTGGAGGAGGGTATGCGCTTCGCCATCCGCGAGGGCGGCCGCACCGTGGGCGCCGGAGTCATCACCAAGGTCATCGAATAG
- a CDS encoding flavin reductase family protein — protein sequence MRRELDVLDALRLVIGGPVCLLTVRWRDQTDVTPVIWLTPVSRRPPLIGVAVHPSRHTHELIRFAEEFALNIPGPDLMDHTHYFGVVSGRDVAKLDISRLPTFPASRVEAPLLEHCLAWIECGLEEALRLGDHTFFVGRVVAVQAEREAFDETWLVGERPYRPLHYLGGEWYGVLGERLQAQLRTDEEGAIQLGETPEERERRLEEEARERERRQREGAE from the coding sequence ATGCGAAGGGAGCTGGACGTCCTGGACGCCCTGCGCCTGGTCATCGGCGGGCCTGTCTGTCTTCTGACGGTCCGCTGGCGGGACCAGACGGATGTGACGCCCGTCATCTGGCTGACGCCGGTGTCTCGGCGGCCGCCCCTCATCGGCGTGGCGGTGCACCCGTCCCGACACACGCACGAGCTGATCCGCTTCGCCGAGGAGTTCGCCCTCAACATCCCCGGCCCCGACCTGATGGACCACACTCACTACTTCGGCGTGGTGTCGGGGCGGGACGTGGCCAAGCTGGACATCTCGAGGCTGCCCACGTTCCCCGCCTCCCGAGTGGAGGCGCCCCTGCTGGAGCACTGCCTGGCCTGGATCGAGTGCGGCCTGGAGGAGGCGCTGCGCCTGGGCGACCATACCTTCTTCGTGGGGCGGGTGGTGGCCGTCCAGGCCGAGCGGGAGGCATTCGACGAGACGTGGCTGGTGGGAGAGCGCCCCTACCGCCCCCTCCACTACCTGGGTGGCGAGTGGTACGGGGTGCTGGGCGAGAGGCTGCAGGCGCAGCTCCGCACCGACGAGGAGGGGGCCATTCAGCTGGGCGAGACCCCTGAGGAGCGGGAGCGGCGGCTGGAGGAGGAGGCCCGCGAACGGGAGCGCCGCCAGCGCGAAGGCGCTGAGTGA
- a CDS encoding enoyl-CoA hydratase-related protein produces the protein MAGPKVLTERHGRVWLVIINRPDVRNCVDGETAQLLYEAVETFRNDPELDVLVLTGAGTESFCAGFDLKYAHDAEVQIARRAGADRYGPMGFTRVTDVHKPTIAAINGYCVAGGLELACWCDFRICDETAQFGVLNRRWGVPLIDGGTQRLPRIVGLGNALYLIETGVLIDARQALRMGLVQEVVPKGEALERALAVAQHMTTYPQTSLRNDRLAALWGLALPLPDGLALEAHLHRESLRAEEMREGLRNYVQKQRPEPLRPPRLPWEAGDSD, from the coding sequence ATGGCAGGCCCCAAGGTCCTCACGGAGCGACACGGCCGCGTCTGGCTGGTCATCATCAACCGCCCCGATGTGCGCAACTGTGTCGACGGCGAGACGGCCCAGCTCCTCTACGAGGCAGTGGAGACCTTCCGCAACGACCCCGAGCTGGACGTCCTGGTGCTGACCGGGGCAGGAACGGAGTCCTTCTGCGCCGGGTTCGACCTGAAATACGCCCATGATGCCGAGGTCCAGATCGCCCGCCGGGCCGGGGCCGACCGCTACGGCCCCATGGGCTTCACGCGGGTGACGGACGTGCACAAGCCCACCATCGCCGCCATAAATGGCTACTGCGTGGCCGGCGGCCTGGAGCTAGCCTGCTGGTGCGACTTCCGCATCTGCGACGAGACAGCCCAGTTCGGGGTGCTGAACCGTCGCTGGGGCGTGCCCTTGATAGACGGCGGCACCCAGCGCTTGCCGCGCATCGTGGGGCTGGGCAACGCCCTTTACCTCATCGAGACAGGGGTCCTCATCGACGCCCGTCAGGCCCTGCGCATGGGGCTGGTCCAGGAGGTGGTGCCCAAGGGGGAGGCGTTGGAGCGGGCCCTGGCGGTGGCCCAGCACATGACGACCTACCCTCAGACGTCCCTACGCAACGATCGCTTGGCTGCCCTGTGGGGACTGGCGCTGCCCCTGCCCGACGGCCTGGCACTGGAGGCCCACCTGCACCGCGAGAGCCTGCGGGCGGAGGAGATGCGAGAGGGGCTGCGCAACTACGTGCAGAAGCAGCGCCCCGAGCCGCTGCGCCCTCCCCGTCTTCCCTGGGAGGCAGGGGACAGCGACTAG
- the corA gene encoding magnesium/cobalt transporter CorA, translating to MALSSAMLQALAVGDDGAAHPLEGLDALREALASGQRLWVDLDTYEDAAEAEEVLSRVFRFHPLTVEDALTAETNPPKLDEHDDYIFIVFHALGDYETFGQVSTREVCLYLGRSYVVSCHHGPLPALDGIRQRCLEDGLPLRRGPDWLLHAILDRLVDDYLPCIDAMEEALDRLEAEALAGQRAGLLERVLRLRGNALHLRRLTVPQRELLARLSRPEFPQLVRPEANIYFRDIYDHLVRTEYLIEALRDLTDSALNTYLTVVSNRLNEVMKVLTAVATIFLPLTLLSGIYGMNFAHRVWPPFESGWGFPTVVGAMAALGLGMALFFRHRGWL from the coding sequence ATGGCGCTGAGCTCTGCCATGCTGCAGGCACTGGCCGTCGGCGACGACGGGGCGGCTCACCCTCTGGAGGGGCTGGACGCCTTGCGGGAGGCGCTGGCCTCGGGCCAGCGGTTGTGGGTGGACCTGGACACCTACGAGGACGCTGCCGAGGCGGAGGAGGTGCTGTCGCGGGTCTTTCGTTTCCACCCTTTGACCGTCGAGGACGCTCTTACAGCTGAGACCAACCCTCCCAAGCTGGACGAGCATGACGACTACATCTTCATCGTCTTCCATGCGCTGGGCGATTACGAGACCTTCGGCCAGGTGTCCACCCGCGAGGTGTGCCTGTACCTGGGCCGCAGCTATGTCGTTTCCTGTCACCACGGGCCGCTGCCGGCCCTGGATGGCATCCGACAGCGCTGTCTGGAGGACGGCCTGCCCCTGCGCCGAGGCCCCGACTGGCTGCTGCATGCCATCCTTGACCGCCTGGTGGACGACTACCTGCCCTGCATCGATGCCATGGAGGAGGCCCTGGACCGACTGGAGGCGGAGGCCCTGGCTGGCCAGAGGGCGGGGCTGCTGGAGCGAGTGCTGAGGCTGAGGGGCAACGCCCTTCACCTGCGACGGTTGACGGTGCCCCAGCGGGAGCTGCTGGCCCGCCTCTCGCGCCCCGAGTTCCCGCAGCTGGTGCGGCCCGAGGCCAATATCTACTTTCGCGACATCTACGACCACCTGGTGCGCACCGAATATCTCATAGAGGCCCTGCGCGACCTGACCGACAGCGCCCTCAACACCTACCTGACGGTGGTCTCCAACCGCCTGAACGAGGTGATGAAGGTTCTGACGGCGGTGGCCACCATATTCCTGCCTCTGACCCTCCTTTCGGGGATCTACGGCATGAACTTCGCCCACCGTGTGTGGCCCCCTTTCGAGAGCGGCTGGGGCTTCCCGACGGTGGTGGGAGCCATGGCGGCCCTGGGGCTGGGCATGGCCCTCTTCTTCAGGCACCGCGGCTGGCTGTAG
- the lexA gene encoding transcriptional repressor LexA, whose amino-acid sequence MRELTPKQRRILEFIRRFIEEHDYPPSIRQIQEGCGLSSTSVVDYNLRILERLGYIRRDREVSRAIELLGPAGRRRPRLVPVPLVGTIAAGQPIPVPGEDAWSPSWEEVLELPADMVGNRENVFAVRVKGNSMVDALVYDGDIVVLEQTSTARDGEMVAAWLKREGEATLKRIYREGERVRLQPANEAMAPIYTEADNVEVQGRVVAVLRSMS is encoded by the coding sequence ATGAGGGAGCTGACCCCCAAGCAGCGGCGCATCCTGGAGTTCATCCGCCGCTTCATCGAGGAGCACGACTACCCGCCCAGCATTCGCCAGATCCAGGAGGGCTGCGGCCTCAGCTCCACCTCGGTGGTGGACTACAACCTGCGGATACTGGAGAGGCTGGGCTACATCCGTCGCGACCGGGAGGTATCGCGGGCCATCGAGCTGCTGGGGCCGGCGGGCAGGAGGCGGCCGCGACTGGTGCCCGTCCCCCTGGTGGGCACCATCGCCGCCGGCCAGCCCATCCCCGTGCCCGGCGAGGATGCCTGGTCGCCGTCGTGGGAAGAGGTGCTGGAGCTGCCGGCCGACATGGTGGGCAACCGCGAGAACGTCTTCGCGGTGAGGGTCAAGGGCAACTCCATGGTGGATGCCCTGGTCTACGATGGGGACATCGTGGTGCTGGAGCAGACCTCGACCGCCCGCGACGGCGAGATGGTGGCTGCCTGGCTGAAGCGCGAGGGCGAGGCCACCCTCAAGCGCATCTATCGCGAGGGAGAGCGGGTGCGGCTGCAGCCGGCCAACGAGGCCATGGCGCCCATCTACACCGAGGCCGACAACGTGGAGGTTCAGGGACGGGTGGTGGCGGTGCTCCGCTCCATGTCCTAG
- a CDS encoding SRPBCC family protein — MRVYTFLSELWLPLPPEDVFPFFAEARNLEKITPPWLSFRVLGQRPPEMGAGTVIDYRLRLHGLPLRWQSEITVWDPPRRFVDVQRRGPYRLWEHEHLFLPRDSGTLVQDRVRYAVPGGPLLAPVVERLLVRPDLERIFAYRRQRLKQIFG; from the coding sequence GTGAGGGTCTACACCTTCCTCAGCGAGCTGTGGCTCCCGTTACCGCCCGAGGACGTATTCCCCTTCTTCGCTGAAGCCCGCAACCTGGAAAAGATAACTCCTCCCTGGCTCAGCTTCCGCGTGCTGGGCCAGCGACCGCCGGAAATGGGTGCAGGCACCGTCATCGACTATCGCCTGCGACTGCATGGCCTGCCCCTGCGGTGGCAGAGCGAGATCACCGTCTGGGACCCGCCCCGACGCTTCGTGGACGTGCAGCGCCGCGGCCCTTACCGGCTGTGGGAACACGAGCACCTCTTCCTGCCCCGCGACAGCGGGACCCTGGTCCAGGACCGGGTGCGCTACGCGGTGCCGGGCGGTCCCTTGCTGGCACCTGTGGTGGAGCGTCTGCTGGTGCGTCCCGATCTGGAGCGGATCTTCGCTTACCGCCGTCAGCGCCTGAAGCAGATCTTCGGCTGA
- the rplK gene encoding 50S ribosomal protein L11 has protein sequence MAKKVRAVVKLQLEAGKATPAPPVGPALGQHGVNIMAFVKEYNERTAAQAGSIVPVEITIYEDRSFTFVLKTPPVSDLIKKELGIESGSANPKRDKVGRLTREQVRRIAEVKMKDLNTTDIEAAMRMVEGTARSMGVEVAD, from the coding sequence ATGGCCAAGAAGGTGCGCGCGGTAGTCAAGCTGCAGCTGGAGGCGGGCAAGGCCACGCCCGCCCCGCCCGTGGGGCCCGCCCTGGGCCAGCACGGCGTCAACATCATGGCCTTCGTCAAGGAATACAACGAGCGCACCGCTGCCCAGGCCGGCAGCATCGTGCCGGTGGAGATCACCATCTACGAGGACCGCTCCTTCACCTTCGTCCTCAAGACCCCGCCCGTCTCCGACCTGATCAAGAAGGAGCTGGGCATCGAGTCGGGCTCGGCCAACCCCAAACGGGACAAGGTGGGGCGCCTCACTCGCGAGCAGGTGCGCCGCATCGCCGAAGTGAAGATGAAAGACCTGAACACCACCGACATTGAGGCCGCCATGCGCATGGTGGAGGGCACCGCCCGCTCCATGGGCGTGGAGGTGGCCGACTAG
- a CDS encoding site-specific DNA-methyltransferase translates to MDGIRLYLMDCLEGMRALLPDGSVSVVVTSPPYNIGAKYGRYEDARPRKDYLHWIELVAQEVWRVLEPEGSFFLNMGNKPNDPWIAWDVANQVRPYMVLQNVIHWVKSIAIEKEDLGNYPNISGDVAVGHYKPITSPRFLHDNHEFIFHFTKTGRVALDRLAIGVPYQDKSNIGRWKIAQQDKRCRGNTWFIPYETIRSRKRQRPHPATFPVKLPEMCIRLHGLGRTRLVLDPFMGIGATALACIRLGVPCVGFEIDSDYLDWAGERLREEWEQRLARSHHS, encoded by the coding sequence GTGGACGGCATCCGCCTCTATCTGATGGATTGCTTAGAAGGAATGCGCGCTCTGCTTCCCGACGGCTCCGTCAGCGTCGTGGTGACTTCTCCTCCCTACAATATCGGCGCCAAATATGGCCGGTATGAAGACGCGCGCCCCCGCAAGGACTACTTGCATTGGATTGAGCTGGTGGCGCAAGAGGTGTGGCGCGTGCTGGAGCCAGAAGGGTCGTTCTTCCTCAACATGGGCAACAAGCCGAATGACCCCTGGATAGCTTGGGATGTCGCCAATCAGGTGCGTCCGTACATGGTGTTGCAGAACGTCATCCACTGGGTGAAGTCCATAGCGATAGAGAAGGAGGACCTGGGGAACTATCCCAATATCAGCGGCGATGTGGCTGTAGGCCATTACAAACCCATCACCAGCCCGCGCTTCCTGCATGACAACCATGAATTCATATTTCACTTCACCAAGACGGGACGTGTGGCTCTCGACCGGCTAGCGATCGGGGTGCCCTACCAAGACAAGTCGAACATCGGACGGTGGAAGATCGCGCAGCAGGACAAGCGGTGTCGCGGCAACACGTGGTTCATCCCCTATGAGACGATTCGCTCGCGAAAGCGGCAGAGGCCTCACCCGGCGACTTTTCCAGTCAAGCTACCTGAGATGTGCATTCGCCTACACGGGTTGGGTCGCACTCGACTGGTTCTGGATCCATTTATGGGCATCGGTGCCACGGCCTTAGCATGCATAAGGCTAGGCGTGCCCTGCGTCGGCTTCGAGATAGACAGCGATTACTTGGACTGGGCTGGAGAGAGACTGCGCGAGGAGTGGGAACAGCGCCTGGCTCGTTCGCACCATTCATAA
- the nusG gene encoding transcription termination/antitermination protein NusG: protein MARRRRSEEATALERPQAEGEARARKQLEGLTDEEIFDPSRRWYIIHTYSGYEEKVKANLENRIRSLDAGDLIFHVLVPEVDEIEIREGQRRTVQRKLFPGYILVQTIDLNSASTPEERERAERAWFVIRNTPGVTGFVGSGTQPVPLDEKELRNIIRQMRSEEPRVKVSFQVGQSVRIIDGPFQDFIGTVEEINLEKGKVRVLVSFFGRDTPVELDFMQVERL, encoded by the coding sequence ATGGCGCGTCGCAGACGCAGCGAGGAAGCGACGGCCCTCGAGCGACCTCAGGCCGAAGGTGAGGCCCGCGCCCGCAAGCAGCTGGAGGGCCTCACCGACGAGGAGATTTTCGACCCCTCTCGCCGCTGGTACATCATTCACACCTATTCGGGATACGAAGAGAAGGTCAAGGCCAACCTGGAGAACCGCATCCGCTCCCTGGACGCCGGCGACCTCATCTTCCACGTGCTGGTGCCGGAGGTGGACGAGATCGAGATCCGCGAGGGGCAGCGGCGCACGGTCCAGCGCAAGCTCTTTCCGGGTTACATCCTCGTGCAGACCATCGACCTGAACAGCGCCTCGACCCCCGAGGAGCGGGAGCGCGCCGAGAGGGCCTGGTTCGTCATCCGCAACACGCCGGGGGTGACGGGGTTCGTGGGCTCGGGCACCCAGCCGGTGCCCCTGGACGAGAAGGAGCTGCGCAACATCATTCGCCAGATGCGCTCCGAGGAGCCGCGGGTGAAGGTGAGCTTCCAGGTGGGGCAGTCGGTGCGCATCATAGATGGCCCCTTCCAGGACTTCATCGGCACGGTGGAGGAGATCAACCTGGAGAAGGGGAAGGTGCGGGTGCTGGTCTCGTTCTTCGGGCGAGACACGCCCGTGGAGCTGGACTTCATGCAGGTAGAGCGGCTGTAG
- the secE gene encoding preprotein translocase subunit SecE, translating into MNRALRRHPIVSRQAPKGRPPRLPSRPSAGPRAGRGGLRFLPQFATEVWSELRKVTWPSRETTFHLTVVVVVVAVTLGAILGGVDAAFAWLIEKLLLSRSLFG; encoded by the coding sequence ATGAACCGGGCCTTACGGCGTCACCCGATCGTCAGCAGGCAGGCACCCAAGGGTCGCCCGCCGCGACTGCCCAGCCGGCCATCGGCCGGCCCCCGGGCAGGAAGGGGCGGCCTGCGCTTCCTGCCCCAGTTCGCCACCGAAGTCTGGTCCGAGCTGAGGAAGGTGACCTGGCCCTCGCGAGAGACCACCTTCCACCTCACGGTAGTGGTGGTGGTGGTGGCCGTGACGCTGGGGGCCATCCTGGGCGGTGTAGACGCCGCCTTCGCCTGGCTCATCGAGAAGCTGCTCCTCAGCCGCAGCCTCTTCGGCTAA
- the rpmG gene encoding 50S ribosomal protein L33 translates to MAKKKGDRIVIHLACTECRRRNYTTSKNRRNDPDRLELRKYCPRCRRHVAHREAR, encoded by the coding sequence ATGGCCAAGAAGAAGGGAGACCGCATCGTCATCCACCTGGCCTGCACCGAGTGCCGGCGGCGCAACTACACCACCAGCAAGAACCGCCGCAACGATCCGGACCGGTTGGAGCTGCGCAAGTACTGTCCGCGCTGCCGGCGCCATGTCGCCCACCGCGAGGCCCGCTAG
- the rplA gene encoding 50S ribosomal protein L1 has product MARRGKKYLMARAQVDRTRTYTPQEAIELLKQVSYARFDETVELHVRTTLDPRHADQQLRSSVVLPHGLGRQVRVLVFAEGEAARIAQEAGADYVGSDDLIRRIEGGWLEFDVALATRDVMGKVSRLGRVLGPRGLMPNPRAGTVVDPEDLPRAIRDAKQGRVEFRLDRTALLHIPIGKLSFPTQALLENLAAVVEAIQRARPPGAKGQFIRAMTLTSTMGPGIKLDLSATLSLPQLVAV; this is encoded by the coding sequence ATGGCCAGACGGGGCAAGAAGTATCTGATGGCGCGGGCGCAGGTAGACCGCACCCGCACCTACACCCCCCAGGAGGCCATCGAGCTGCTGAAGCAGGTCTCCTACGCCCGCTTCGACGAGACGGTGGAGCTGCACGTGCGCACCACCCTCGACCCCCGCCACGCCGACCAGCAGCTGCGCAGCTCGGTGGTGCTGCCCCACGGCCTGGGCCGGCAGGTGCGGGTGCTGGTCTTCGCCGAGGGCGAGGCGGCCCGCATCGCTCAGGAGGCGGGGGCCGATTACGTGGGTAGCGACGACCTGATACGTCGTATCGAGGGCGGCTGGCTCGAGTTCGATGTGGCCCTGGCTACCCGCGACGTGATGGGCAAGGTCTCGCGCCTGGGCCGCGTCCTGGGCCCCAGGGGCCTCATGCCCAACCCCAGGGCCGGCACTGTGGTGGACCCGGAGGACCTGCCCCGGGCCATACGCGACGCCAAGCAGGGCCGGGTGGAGTTCCGGCTGGACCGCACCGCCCTTCTGCACATCCCCATCGGCAAGCTCTCCTTCCCCACCCAGGCGCTGCTGGAGAACCTGGCCGCCGTGGTGGAGGCCATCCAGCGGGCCCGCCCGCCCGGGGCCAAGGGACAGTTCATCCGCGCCATGACCCTCACCAGCACGATGGGCCCCGGCATCAAGCTGGACCTGTCAGCCACCCTCTCACTGCCCCAGCTGGTGGCCGTGTAG
- a CDS encoding DUF72 domain-containing protein, producing MAARVLVGTCSWTDKTLLESGWYPPEARTPADRLRYYALHFPIVEVDSSYYALPSPRNALLWAQRTPDAFVFDVKAFALFTHHPTPPRSLPRDIHDALPPELKEKRNLYYRDLPTELTDELWRRFVQSLEPLAMAGKLGVVLFQFPPWFQPRRESRQYIASLRERLPDFQVAVEFRQARWLADERDRQQTLRFLREHRLPLACVDEPQGFSSSVPPLAEVTAPVAVVRFHGRNAETWEARGLTTAERFNYLYSPEELGEWVPRIRHMAQEAEEVHVLFNNCYRDYAVRNARQMAQALGQPAGPQGPLL from the coding sequence ATGGCGGCGCGGGTGTTGGTGGGCACATGCTCCTGGACCGACAAGACCCTCCTGGAGAGCGGCTGGTATCCCCCCGAGGCCCGCACCCCTGCCGACCGCCTGCGCTACTATGCGCTCCACTTCCCCATCGTGGAGGTGGACAGCTCCTATTACGCCCTGCCCAGCCCGCGCAACGCCCTCCTCTGGGCCCAGCGCACCCCCGACGCCTTCGTGTTCGACGTGAAGGCTTTCGCCCTGTTCACACACCACCCGACGCCGCCCAGGAGCCTGCCCCGCGATATCCATGACGCCCTCCCGCCGGAGCTGAAGGAGAAGCGCAACCTCTACTACCGCGACCTGCCGACCGAACTCACCGACGAGCTTTGGCGGCGCTTCGTCCAGTCCCTGGAGCCGCTGGCGATGGCAGGCAAGCTGGGCGTGGTCCTCTTTCAGTTTCCTCCCTGGTTCCAGCCGCGACGCGAGTCGCGGCAATACATCGCCTCCCTGCGCGAACGGCTGCCCGACTTCCAGGTGGCGGTGGAGTTCCGGCAGGCCCGCTGGCTGGCCGACGAACGGGACCGACAGCAGACCCTGCGCTTCCTGCGGGAGCACCGCCTGCCCCTGGCCTGCGTGGACGAGCCCCAGGGCTTCTCCTCCAGCGTGCCGCCCCTGGCGGAGGTCACGGCGCCCGTAGCCGTGGTCCGGTTCCATGGCCGCAACGCCGAGACATGGGAGGCCAGGGGCCTCACCACGGCCGAGCGCTTCAACTACCTCTACTCTCCAGAGGAGTTGGGGGAGTGGGTGCCTCGCATCCGTCACATGGCCCAGGAGGCGGAAGAGGTGCACGTGCTCTTCAACAACTGCTACCGCGATTATGCCGTGCGCAATGCCCGCCAGATGGCCCAGGCCCTGGGCCAGCCGGCGGGGCCTCAGGGGCCGCTCCTCTGA
- a CDS encoding MBL fold metallo-hydrolase: MARIHEIAEGIYRISTFLQAPTPNGGITFNQYLIVDQEPLLWHTGSRGIFPETIEAVRKVLDPSRLRYISWSHWEADEAGALNEFLQAAPNAEPVCGLVGAIVNVGDFSSRRPRVVNDDEVLVLGRRRLRFLITPHVPHNWDAILAFEETEGILLASDLFTHFGDPPPVVESDVVGPSLAADAFMRQKWRTTYYPIGPHTARVFDRLEALKPRVAACMHGAAFAGDVVRALRDLRSELYRGLQT; encoded by the coding sequence ATGGCCAGGATCCACGAGATAGCGGAGGGCATCTACCGGATTTCGACCTTCCTCCAGGCCCCGACGCCCAATGGCGGCATCACCTTCAACCAGTACCTCATCGTCGACCAGGAGCCGCTGCTGTGGCACACCGGCTCTCGCGGCATCTTCCCCGAGACCATCGAGGCGGTGCGAAAGGTTCTGGACCCGTCGCGACTGCGCTACATTTCCTGGTCTCACTGGGAGGCGGACGAGGCGGGGGCCCTGAACGAGTTCCTGCAGGCAGCACCCAACGCCGAGCCCGTCTGCGGGCTGGTGGGCGCCATAGTCAATGTGGGCGACTTCTCCAGCCGCCGGCCACGGGTGGTCAACGATGACGAGGTGCTGGTCCTGGGCCGGAGGCGGCTGCGCTTCCTGATCACACCGCATGTGCCTCACAACTGGGATGCCATCCTCGCCTTCGAGGAGACGGAGGGCATCCTGCTGGCCAGCGACCTGTTCACCCACTTCGGCGACCCTCCGCCGGTGGTGGAAAGCGATGTGGTGGGGCCGTCCCTGGCCGCCGATGCCTTCATGCGCCAGAAGTGGCGCACCACCTATTACCCGATAGGCCCCCACACGGCGCGCGTCTTCGACCGTCTGGAGGCGCTCAAGCCCCGGGTGGCGGCCTGCATGCACGGAGCCGCCTTCGCCGGCGATGTGGTGCGCGCCCTGCGCGACCTGAGGTCGGAGCTGTACCGGGGACTACAGACCTAG